A single window of Selenomonas sputigena DNA harbors:
- a CDS encoding transposase, with the protein MEKEAKGRQYQDTVFRLYFNDEQRLKEVAGALHGRSYARDPLKIVTLDGTFLSQIKNDISFLLAQQHLIFMEHQSTANKNMALRCLYYVCEQWRQYVPAKKLYQNTRIELPAPEFHVFYSGDGDMPETYQMKLSDAYRKPESDENINLELKVCFHNISYDETKILLQKSRTLHDYSFFIDRIKKNMTSGMARAQAIREAMRYCEEHDIMAEFLQQHEREVVDMVNFEWNQKDFEEAILEEGIERGMKRGRAEGCEEGKVAIVLEMLRDKLPLETIARLSKFSMERVQELGRRHSLL; encoded by the coding sequence ATGGAAAAAGAAGCGAAAGGCAGACAGTATCAAGATACGGTATTCCGCCTCTACTTCAATGATGAACAACGCCTGAAAGAAGTGGCGGGCGCTTTGCATGGACGTTCCTATGCCCGAGATCCGCTGAAGATCGTGACGCTTGACGGAACCTTCTTGTCACAGATCAAGAATGACATATCCTTCTTGCTGGCACAGCAGCATCTGATCTTCATGGAGCATCAGAGCACGGCGAACAAGAACATGGCATTGCGTTGCCTTTACTATGTCTGTGAACAATGGCGTCAATACGTACCCGCGAAGAAGCTGTATCAGAACACGCGGATCGAACTTCCCGCGCCGGAATTCCATGTATTCTATTCGGGAGACGGCGATATGCCTGAAACGTATCAGATGAAGCTGTCCGATGCGTATAGGAAGCCGGAGTCGGATGAAAATATCAACCTGGAATTGAAGGTATGCTTCCACAATATCAGCTACGACGAGACGAAAATACTCCTCCAGAAAAGCCGAACGCTTCATGACTATAGCTTCTTCATCGATCGAATCAAAAAGAATATGACGAGCGGCATGGCAAGGGCGCAAGCCATTCGCGAGGCCATGCGATATTGCGAAGAACATGATATCATGGCAGAATTTTTGCAGCAACACGAAAGGGAGGTTGTCGATATGGTGAATTTTGAATGGAATCAAAAAGACTTTGAAGAAGCCATCCTTGAAGAAGGCATCGAGCGCGGCATGAAACGTGGGCGTGCCGAGGGATGCGAGGAAGGGAAGGTCGCTATTGTCTTGGAGATGCTGCGTGACAAGCTGCCGCTGGAAACCATCGCGCGCCTTTCAAAGTTCTCCATGGAGCGCGTGCAGGAGCTTGGCAGGAGGCATAGTCTGCTTTGA